A portion of the uncultured Bacteroides sp. genome contains these proteins:
- a CDS encoding penicillin-binding transpeptidase domain-containing protein, whose protein sequence is MPVNKKNIMTRYFFVILLMGLVGVAIVIKAGITMFAERQYWQDVADRFVKENVTVKPNRGNIISSDGRLMASSLPEYKIYMDFKAGGDTKDTMLVNHMGEICEGLHKIFPDKSAAEFKVHLKKGRKRGSRNYLIYPNRISYIQYKEVKQLPVFCLNKYKGGFTEQAFNRRKKPFGSLATRTLGDLYPDTSKGAKNGLELAFDSVLKGKDGVTHRQKVMNKYLNIVDIPPIDGADIIATIDVGMQDICEKALVDKLKEINANVGVAVLMEVATGEVKAIVNMTKCADGEYREIRNNAISDMLEPGSTFKTASIMVALEDGKITPEDGVDTGNGVKNMHGRDMKDHNWRRGGYQYLTVPQILMVSSNIGVSSLIDQHYGHNPKQFVDGLKRIGIDKPLHLQISGEGRPNIRGPKERYFSKTTLPWMSIGYETQVPPMNILAFYNAIANNGVMIRPKFVKAITKNGETIQEFPTEVINPSICSQRTLKQIRDILRQVVGEGLGKAAGSPQFHVSGKTGTAQISQGTSGYKTGTVNYLVSFCGYFPSEEPKYSCIISIQKPGLPASGGLMAGSVFGKIAERVYAKNLVLDIKNAIDTNTVVIPDVKAGEMNETRRVLDELKIQAQVQYSPNIGKEIWGNTYAAAKAVVLQKSNVMRNFVPSVIGMGAKDAVYLLESKGLKVQLTGMGKVTNQSVPQGTLARKGQTITIILK, encoded by the coding sequence ATGCCTGTAAATAAAAAAAACATAATGACCCGGTACTTCTTCGTCATCCTCCTCATGGGACTTGTCGGAGTGGCAATTGTTATCAAAGCCGGCATAACCATGTTTGCTGAAAGGCAGTACTGGCAAGATGTGGCAGACCGATTCGTGAAAGAAAATGTTACAGTGAAGCCCAATCGGGGAAATATCATTTCATCCGATGGCCGATTAATGGCCAGTTCTCTGCCCGAATATAAAATTTATATGGACTTCAAAGCCGGTGGAGATACCAAAGACACGATGCTTGTCAACCATATGGGCGAGATCTGTGAGGGACTTCATAAAATATTCCCCGACAAAAGTGCTGCAGAGTTCAAAGTCCACTTAAAAAAAGGAAGAAAAAGAGGAAGCCGGAATTATCTAATTTATCCCAACCGAATCTCTTATATCCAATATAAAGAAGTAAAGCAACTTCCTGTATTTTGTTTAAACAAATACAAAGGAGGATTTACAGAACAAGCATTCAACCGAAGAAAGAAGCCTTTCGGCTCATTAGCCACGCGAACGCTCGGTGATCTATATCCGGACACTTCAAAAGGAGCCAAGAATGGACTAGAATTGGCTTTCGATTCTGTGTTAAAGGGAAAAGACGGGGTTACACATCGCCAAAAGGTGATGAACAAATACCTCAATATTGTCGACATACCGCCTATAGACGGTGCCGACATCATCGCTACGATAGATGTAGGTATGCAAGATATTTGTGAGAAAGCGTTAGTAGACAAGTTGAAGGAGATCAATGCCAACGTAGGAGTTGCGGTGCTTATGGAGGTGGCTACCGGAGAAGTAAAAGCAATTGTGAACATGACCAAATGCGCTGATGGAGAATATCGGGAAATAAGGAATAATGCTATTAGCGATATGCTAGAACCAGGCTCTACTTTCAAAACGGCCTCAATTATGGTAGCATTGGAAGATGGAAAGATCACTCCGGAAGATGGAGTAGATACAGGAAATGGGGTGAAAAATATGCATGGACGAGACATGAAAGACCATAACTGGAGAAGAGGTGGCTATCAATATCTGACCGTACCCCAAATTTTGATGGTTTCTTCCAACATTGGCGTTTCTTCTCTCATTGACCAACACTATGGTCATAATCCAAAACAATTTGTGGACGGATTAAAGCGAATAGGCATAGATAAACCACTACACCTGCAAATTTCAGGAGAAGGGAGGCCCAATATAAGGGGGCCCAAAGAACGTTATTTTTCAAAAACGACTCTTCCATGGATGAGTATCGGATACGAGACGCAAGTTCCACCCATGAATATTCTGGCCTTCTATAATGCAATAGCCAATAACGGGGTAATGATACGCCCTAAATTTGTAAAAGCAATAACCAAAAATGGCGAAACGATACAGGAATTCCCGACAGAGGTTATCAATCCGTCCATTTGCTCACAACGTACGTTGAAGCAAATAAGAGATATACTCAGACAGGTAGTTGGAGAAGGATTGGGCAAGGCTGCCGGTTCGCCACAATTTCATGTATCAGGAAAGACCGGAACGGCTCAAATATCACAAGGAACATCCGGATATAAAACCGGAACAGTAAACTACTTAGTGAGTTTCTGTGGGTATTTCCCTTCAGAGGAACCAAAATATAGTTGCATCATTTCCATCCAAAAGCCAGGACTTCCCGCATCAGGTGGTCTGATGGCCGGAAGTGTGTTTGGAAAGATAGCAGAGAGAGTATACGCTAAGAATCTAGTGCTCGATATCAAAAATGCGATCGACACCAACACAGTAGTAATACCTGATGTGAAAGCCGGTGAGATGAACGAAACAAGGCGGGTATTGGATGAACTCAAAATTCAAGCACAAGTGCAATATTCGCCAAACATTGGCAAAGAAATATGGGGGAATACCTACGCAGCAGCAAAAGCAGTGGTGTTGCAGAAGAGTAACGTTATGCGCAACTTCGTGCCAAGTGTAATAGGCATGGGTGCAAAGGATGCTGTTTACCTACTGGAAAGTAAAGGCTTGAAAGTTCAGCTGACCGGTATGGGAAAAGTGACCAACCAATCAGTCCCACAAGGCACATTGGCTAGAAAAGGCCAAACAATAACAATCATTTTAAAATGA
- a CDS encoding FtsL-like putative cell division protein → MEEKTETIKDRKKKGTSLKSILGGDILATDFFRRQTKLIILVMVFLIFYIHNRYASQQQQIEIDRLKKELTDIKYDALTRSSELMERSRQSRIEEYISEKESNLQTSTNPPYLIKKD, encoded by the coding sequence ATGGAAGAGAAGACAGAAACAATAAAAGACAGAAAGAAAAAAGGCACTTCCTTAAAAAGTATTTTGGGAGGTGATATATTAGCTACGGACTTTTTCCGCCGCCAAACAAAACTGATCATTCTAGTCATGGTCTTTTTGATTTTCTATATTCACAACCGATATGCCAGTCAACAACAGCAAATAGAGATTGATAGACTAAAAAAAGAGCTGACCGACATCAAATACGACGCTCTGACACGCAGCTCGGAGCTAATGGAACGCAGTCGTCAATCTCGTATTGAAGAATATATTTCGGAAAAAGAGAGCAATTTGCAAACGTCTACAAATCCTCCCTATTTAATAAAGAAAGACTGA
- the rsmH gene encoding 16S rRNA (cytosine(1402)-N(4))-methyltransferase RsmH, with protein sequence MRNEEIIYHIPVLLKESVDGMNIHPEGTYVDVTFGGGGHSREILSRLGAKGKLLGFDQDEDAERNIVNDDRFIFVRSNFRYLQNFLRYHQIEKVDSILADLGVSSHHFDDSERGFSFRFNGSLDMRMNKRSGITAADVVNTYEEEKLANILYLYGELKNSRKLASVIIKSRTTKKIETIEDFLEVIKPLFGREREKKELAKVFQALRIEVNQEMEALKEMLTAATEALKPGGRLVVITYHSLEDRMVKNIMKTGNIEGKAEQDFFGNLQTPFKLVNNKVIVPDEEEIERNPRSRSGKLRIAEKK encoded by the coding sequence ATGAGAAATGAAGAGATAATATATCACATACCAGTATTGTTAAAGGAAAGTGTAGATGGGATGAATATACATCCCGAAGGCACTTATGTAGACGTAACCTTTGGTGGTGGCGGACACTCACGGGAAATACTTTCTCGCCTGGGCGCAAAAGGAAAATTACTGGGGTTTGATCAGGATGAAGATGCGGAACGAAACATCGTTAATGACGACCGCTTTATCTTCGTGCGTAGTAACTTCCGTTACCTACAAAACTTTTTACGTTATCACCAAATAGAAAAAGTCGATTCCATTTTAGCCGACCTTGGCGTATCGTCGCACCATTTTGATGATAGCGAGCGTGGATTTTCTTTTCGCTTTAACGGCTCACTGGATATGAGAATGAATAAACGCTCAGGCATTACGGCAGCGGACGTTGTCAATACATACGAAGAAGAAAAACTGGCCAACATCTTATATTTATACGGTGAGCTCAAAAATAGCCGTAAACTGGCATCTGTTATCATCAAGTCTCGCACAACAAAGAAGATAGAAACCATCGAAGATTTCCTGGAAGTTATAAAACCACTCTTCGGCCGAGAGAGAGAGAAAAAAGAATTGGCAAAAGTGTTTCAGGCATTGCGCATTGAAGTAAATCAAGAGATGGAAGCACTAAAAGAGATGCTCACGGCTGCAACTGAAGCCTTAAAGCCAGGTGGAAGACTCGTGGTCATCACCTATCATTCGCTCGAAGATCGTATGGTAAAAAACATAATGAAGACAGGCAATATAGAGGGAAAAGCGGAGCAAGATTTCTTCGGCAACCTTCAAACGCCTTTCAAACTAGTGAACAACAAGGTCATCGTACCTGATGAAGAAGAAATAGAACGCAATCCGCGTTCACGCAGTGGAAAACTGAGAATAGCAGAAAAGAAATAA
- the mraZ gene encoding division/cell wall cluster transcriptional repressor MraZ, with translation MIRFLGNIEAKADAKGRLFIPVQFRRQLQLTSEERLIMRKDVFQNCLVLYPESVWNEELNELRLKLNKWNPNHQNVFRQFVSDVEIITPDGNGRILLPKRYLQMAGIQADVRFIGIDNKIEIWAKEKTEQPFMSSEAFGMALEEIMNNDKES, from the coding sequence ATGATACGTTTTTTAGGCAATATTGAAGCAAAAGCGGATGCAAAAGGCAGACTTTTCATTCCGGTTCAATTCAGAAGACAACTACAATTAACTTCCGAAGAAAGACTTATTATGCGCAAAGATGTATTTCAAAACTGTTTGGTGCTTTATCCCGAAAGCGTATGGAACGAAGAATTAAATGAACTTCGCCTAAAGCTAAACAAATGGAATCCTAATCATCAAAATGTCTTTCGGCAATTCGTAAGTGACGTTGAGATTATCACTCCCGACGGTAACGGACGCATATTACTACCTAAAAGATACCTCCAGATGGCAGGCATTCAAGCCGACGTGCGTTTTATTGGCATCGATAATAAAATAGAGATCTGGGCAAAAGAAAAAACAGAGCAACCCTTTATGTCATCTGAAGCTTTTGGTATGGCTCTGGAGGAAATAATGAACAATGATAAGGAGTCATAA
- a CDS encoding HU family DNA-binding protein, which translates to MPINYVVRKKVDKSSNQTKELYYATTKALQKHPVDSVQIADELAERSSLQNGDALSALTQLSDIIASHLREGRTVSIKGLGNFYPTISSQGVEKPEDCTANKVWVSRICFKSSPSFLKKVKATHFVSMQLGYGWSAQPNRKKKNNNESDAPESE; encoded by the coding sequence ATGCCAATTAATTATGTAGTAAGAAAGAAAGTAGATAAAAGCAGTAACCAAACAAAAGAGCTATATTATGCCACTACAAAAGCATTACAAAAGCATCCTGTCGATAGTGTGCAAATAGCAGATGAGCTCGCAGAAAGAAGCTCTTTGCAGAATGGAGATGCATTATCAGCTCTTACACAGTTATCAGACATCATCGCATCCCACTTGCGCGAAGGACGTACGGTAAGTATCAAGGGCTTAGGCAACTTCTACCCTACTATCAGTAGTCAAGGAGTAGAAAAACCCGAAGATTGTACAGCCAATAAAGTATGGGTATCACGCATTTGTTTCAAATCGTCTCCTAGCTTCTTGAAAAAAGTGAAAGCAACTCACTTTGTCAGCATGCAACTAGGATATGGATGGTCTGCTCAACCCAATAGAAAGAAGAAGAACAATAATGAATCGGACGCTCCAGAAAGTGAGTAG
- a CDS encoding 1-acyl-sn-glycerol-3-phosphate acyltransferase: MTDDSLFLIDIEKILREKVSKYYKLIPAFLVTYLKKIIHQEELNVFLYESRDKLGVDFLEACVAFLDMKIELKGEENLPKDGLYTFVSNHPLGGQDGVALGYVLGRHYDGKVKYLVNDLLMNLRGLAPLCIPINKTGKQAKDFPLMVEAGFRSENQLIMFPAGICSRRQKGIIKDLDWRKSFVVKSVQTQRDVVPIHFNGRNSDFFYNLANICKKLGIKFNIAMLYLVDEMFKNRHKTFTVTIGKPIPWQTFDKSRTPAQWAEYVKDIVYKL, encoded by the coding sequence ATGACTGACGACTCTTTATTTTTAATTGATATTGAAAAAATACTTCGTGAAAAAGTGTCGAAGTATTATAAATTGATTCCTGCCTTTTTAGTAACCTACCTGAAGAAGATTATTCATCAGGAAGAACTTAATGTCTTTTTGTATGAGTCGCGAGATAAGCTGGGTGTAGATTTTCTGGAAGCATGTGTGGCTTTTTTAGATATGAAGATAGAACTGAAAGGCGAGGAGAATTTACCTAAAGATGGTTTATATACTTTTGTCTCAAATCATCCGCTCGGTGGACAGGATGGTGTTGCCTTAGGATACGTTTTGGGGCGGCACTATGATGGTAAAGTGAAGTATCTTGTGAATGACTTGCTGATGAATTTACGCGGTTTGGCTCCTCTTTGCATTCCAATAAATAAAACAGGTAAACAGGCTAAAGACTTTCCTTTAATGGTGGAAGCCGGTTTTCGTTCAGAAAATCAATTGATTATGTTTCCAGCCGGTATATGCTCAAGGAGGCAAAAAGGAATTATAAAAGATTTGGATTGGAGAAAATCATTTGTGGTGAAAAGTGTACAGACTCAACGAGATGTTGTACCTATTCATTTTAATGGACGTAATTCGGATTTCTTTTATAATCTGGCTAATATCTGTAAAAAGCTAGGCATTAAATTTAATATTGCGATGTTGTATTTGGTCGACGAAATGTTTAAAAATCGTCATAAAACATTCACTGTGACTATAGGGAAACCGATACCTTGGCAAACTTTCGATAAATCAAGGACTCCCGCCCAATGGGCAGAGTATGTGAAAGACATTGTTTATAAACTCTAA
- a CDS encoding GNAT family N-acetyltransferase gives MEDIIAPVSKELLKAELTEDKRLRLTNKSNNQIYIITHQDSPNTMREIGRLREIAFRAAGGGCGLSLDIDEYDTMENAYKQLIVWNPEAEEILGGYRYIRGTDVSLDENGHPILATSHMFNFSEKFMKEYLPTTIELGRSFVTLEYQSTRSGSKGLYALDNLWDGLGALTVVMPEVKYFFGKVTMYPSFHRQGRDMILYFLKKHFADKESLIVPMKPLKIEADEKELADLFCKDAFKEDYKILNTEVRKLGYNIPPLVNAYMGLSPTMKMFGTAINYGFGDVEETGILIAVDEILEDKRMRHIQSFIENNPQGCQLTSGANQVFYTPI, from the coding sequence ATGGAAGATATTATTGCACCGGTAAGCAAAGAACTACTTAAAGCTGAATTGACGGAAGACAAACGGCTACGCTTGACTAATAAGAGTAATAATCAAATTTACATTATTACTCATCAAGATTCACCGAATACGATGAGAGAAATTGGCCGTCTACGTGAGATTGCTTTTCGGGCAGCAGGGGGAGGATGTGGGCTCTCACTTGATATTGATGAGTATGATACTATGGAGAATGCATACAAGCAGTTGATTGTGTGGAACCCTGAGGCTGAAGAGATCTTAGGTGGCTATCGTTATATTCGTGGTACAGATGTATCTCTGGATGAAAACGGTCACCCTATTCTGGCCACTTCTCACATGTTCAACTTCTCAGAGAAATTTATGAAAGAGTATCTACCCACCACTATTGAGTTAGGGCGTTCTTTCGTTACACTCGAATATCAATCGACTCGTTCAGGTAGTAAAGGGTTGTATGCTTTGGATAATCTTTGGGATGGCTTGGGTGCTCTTACCGTAGTGATGCCAGAGGTGAAGTATTTCTTTGGTAAAGTAACGATGTATCCAAGTTTTCATCGTCAAGGACGTGATATGATTCTTTATTTCTTGAAGAAGCATTTTGCTGATAAAGAAAGTCTTATTGTTCCGATGAAACCGCTCAAAATTGAGGCTGACGAGAAAGAACTGGCCGATTTGTTCTGTAAGGATGCATTTAAAGAAGATTATAAAATATTGAATACGGAAGTTCGTAAGTTAGGCTATAATATACCTCCTTTGGTAAATGCCTATATGGGACTTAGTCCTACCATGAAAATGTTTGGTACGGCGATTAACTACGGTTTTGGCGATGTGGAAGAGACAGGGATTTTAATTGCTGTTGACGAAATATTGGAAGATAAACGGATGCGTCACATTCAATCGTTTATAGAAAATAATCCTCAAGGTTGTCAATTGACCTCTGGAGCAAACCAAGTCTTTTACACTCCTATTTGA